The Pseudofrankia inefficax genome window below encodes:
- a CDS encoding amino acid ABC transporter permease, which produces MNVVLDHLDVFGSGLSTTLQLTALSFLLALGVGVVVATARVCPAAPLRAAGLVYVETVRNTPPLVLILLFVYGLPKTGVRYSLFVSAVLVLGGYTGAFVAEALLSGIRSVPVGQAEAARSLGLTFTGTLRHVVLPQAFRAVVPPLGALLSALVRNTSLAAPIGVLELTARAGQLNTSDPSPVWIYLAAAAAYLVVTLPLGGVTRLIERRVAVTR; this is translated from the coding sequence GTGAACGTCGTCCTGGACCACCTGGACGTATTCGGGTCGGGACTGTCGACGACCCTCCAGCTCACCGCGCTGTCCTTCCTGCTCGCGCTGGGTGTCGGTGTGGTCGTCGCGACGGCGCGGGTCTGCCCGGCCGCCCCTCTGCGGGCGGCCGGGCTGGTCTACGTCGAGACTGTCCGCAACACGCCCCCGCTCGTCCTGATCCTGTTGTTCGTGTACGGACTGCCGAAGACCGGCGTCCGCTACTCGCTGTTCGTCTCGGCCGTCCTGGTGCTGGGCGGCTACACCGGCGCCTTCGTCGCCGAGGCACTGCTGTCGGGGATCCGCTCGGTGCCGGTGGGACAGGCGGAGGCGGCCCGCTCCCTGGGCCTGACCTTCACCGGGACGCTGCGCCACGTCGTGCTGCCGCAGGCGTTCCGCGCGGTGGTCCCGCCGTTGGGCGCGCTGTTGTCCGCACTGGTCCGCAACACCTCGCTGGCCGCCCCGATCGGCGTGCTGGAGCTCACCGCCCGGGCCGGCCAGCTCAACACCTCGGATCCCAGTCCCGTCTGGATCTACCTCGCCGCGGCCGCTGCCTACCTCGTCGTGACACTGCCCCTCGGCGGGGTCACCCGCCTGATCGAGCGCCGGGTAGCGGTGACCCGGTGA